The window actcctttaaaaacataagcaatgagcggcatctagcaatacatcattgctacccaagttacaagaaatgttgagatccaacatcaccttgtgactactaattgtgactcctcacaatatgtgacaagtgtccttctatcctagacatctagattgatcaatgtgaggcatagaccgtgtcacctctgatcaatctaaatcttgaactccgagtagactcactcaatcaaatgagctcaatatctcatattgactcatttgggtataaccatacacttcgtggtctcactctatcaagaatatcgatgtctctccgtcatataggaggatagatcccatctacatcactcacatcctctgcataatttgttatatacccagatcgcctttatagtccacccgattacgggtgacgtttgacgaaactaaagtacataactccttatgtagggatccatggtgacttcaggtctaaggactaatagtcatactaatagccacatgagaaagtatatgacactcatataacgatccatgatactttctcatggcgggtcattcagtatacattctctaatgcatacccatgtgtcagcttgatatctctatatccatgacttgtgagatcaagtcatcgagctgacctacatgctagtcttattgtattaacattgcccctgaatgttaatactcgactaggaatgatttagagtagtgttccctatatcatcttactatcgattcaactaatcgattgatataagtatgaacgttctactcaaggacgttactatacttattttatctgacactaatacaaataagcataataaccaaaaaccaatgcctttattaatatacaaaaaaaaatatatgatatacatgagtccatacaatcatcaaatgattggctctagagctctaactaacagaacggtgttactcccgttccctccttaggggtcgtgcggagggcccataagactcccggcagctcgtccacccagcttcctcctatgtggtcgagtcgagcccaaagaattcggaggatctcccgattggctacttcggcttgaccattactttggggatacgccacagacgtgaagtgctgctcaatgtcatatcccttgcaccatttctcgagctgctttccgacgaactgtcgcccgttgtgcgacacgagccgacgcggaatgccgaaccgacagatgatgtgttgccagatgaatttcttgaccatatgctcagttatcttggccaatggctcagcctccacccacttggagaagtaatcgactGCCACCAACAGGAActtccgttgtccggtcgccatagggaaaggtcctacgatgtccatgccccactggtcgaacgggcaggacactgtgggcgctttcatttcctccgtcggctTATGAGAGAAACTGTGGTACTTATGACAAGAAAGAcatgtcgcgacggtccgagcggtgtcctcgtgtagagttggccagaagtatccggctagcaggatcttcctagccaaagaccggTCGCCCGGATGACcaccgcaagatccttggtgtacctcctggagaatgtatTGGGCGTCTTCCGAACTGACACACTTCAGCAGAGGTCGGtagaacgcctttttgtaaagctgatctccgatgagcgtgaaccggccggctctactcctcagtagctgggcttcctcctgaTCTGACGGCGTGGCTCCTGAGcgcagaaactctatgatggctgctctccaatcgctcgggaaggtgaggccttccatccggtccacgtgcgctaccaaggatacttgctcgattggttgttggatgacgaccggcgatatcgaGCTTGTGAGCTTGGCTAATTCGtttgccgcctggttctccgttcgggttATCTTCTGGACCACCACCTCAGTGAAgctggccttgagcttttcaaaggcctccgcgtacaaccggagtcttgcattgtttatctcaaaagcgcccatgagttgttgagcagctagctgggaatccgagtggatcaccaCCCGGCTGGCTCCAACATGTCGTGTGGCCTGCAGTCCGGCTATTAGGGCTtcgtattctgcctcattatttgttgcccgatagtccaATCGGATggacaaatgcatccgctctccctgaggcgaaagtatcaggatcccaattccgcttccgagccgagtggacgatccgtccacgtatactttccatgtagcttcgggctcgggcttttgtacctcAGTCACGAAATTCGCTAAGGACTGtgccttgatcgccgagcggggttggtattggatgtcgaattcgcttagctccgtcgtccacttgatgagtcgaccggatgcttcagggttcaggagtacccttcccaacgggctgttcgtcatcacaataatggtgtgcgccaaaaagtaagggtgcaacctccgagcggcaaggacccaggcgaaggccaacttctcgagactgGTGTAgtgagactcagcatcctttaagatatggcttaaaaagtacataGGCTGTTCTTCGCCACTCagccttactaatgctgagcccaccgcatgctcagttgaagataaataaatgcggagtggCTCGCCTACAGTCGGTTTTGCCAACACGGGTAAAgaattcaggtaagtcttcagttcctcgaatgcccgatcgcactcctcgtcccattgaaacttggtagctttgcgtagaatcttgaagaacggcaggctccggtcggcggtcttggagATAAATCTTGACAGcgtcgttatccgaccggtgagacgttgtacctctcgaagatttctgggaggcagcatgtcttgcaatgcctttatcttgctggggttcgcctctatgccccgctcgatcACGATGTAACCTAGgaagcgccctccttttgctccgaacaggcacttctgagggttaagcttgactccgtatcttcttaatgtttggaaggtctcctccatatccGCGTAGAGATCTGCTGCCtggaaggacttgataagtatgtcatccacatacacttccaagttgcgtccgatctgctccctgaatactttgttcatcagacgctggtaggtagctcccgcattcttcagcccgaacgacattacattgtagcagtaggtgtcgtccgccgtgacgaagctgaccttctcctggtcttctcgggcgagtggcacttgatggtagccttggtatgcatccaacatgcatatcagctcacacCCAGCCGTGGAGTCTACTGGTTGAACTATCCGGGGcagcgggtagaagtccttcgggcatgccttgtttaggtCCCGtaaatcgatgcagactctccacttgttgcccggcttggagaccagtaccacattcgcgagccaactcgggaattgtacttccattatgtggtcggcctccagaagcttctctacctcTGCTCAGATAATTAcattctgctccgcgctgaagtccctcttcctttgcttcaccggccgagcgtttggattgacgtgaagctcgtgctgcgctacgcttggcgagacccctggcagctcatgggtctaccaagcgaagacgtcgcggtttcgctggaggcatttgatcagcttttccttctgcttctcctccaagtcggacgctatgaaggtggtggcctctgatcgggaagagtcaatctgcacctcctccttttcttcgtaaaccaaagaaggtggtttttcaattatagcatttacctcgactcgcggcactttccgagcggacttggcctcggctcggaccatctccacatagcatcttcgagctgccagctggtctcctcgtacctcccctacttgatcttccaccgggaacttgaccttctggcagaaggtagagacgaccgcccggaactcgttgagagccggtcgccccaagataacgttgtacgccgaaggagcatcaaccacgatgaagctggtggtccttgtccttctgagcggctcttctcccaaagagatagccagtcggacctggccgaccggcaagacttcgttcccagtgaacccgtagagggggttgtcattggcagtagttcagctcgatcgatttgcaattggttgaaggccttcttgaaaattatgttgaccgagttgcctgtgtcaatgaaaatgcgatgaatagtgtagttagctattaccgctcgaatgatcagggcgtcatcgtgcgggacttcgactccctcgaggtccctaagcccgaagctgatctcgggtccgctcgccctctccTGGTTGCAGTCGACCGCGTGtatcctcagctgccttgcgtgtgcctttctggctctattggagtctcctccggtcgggcctccggcgatgatgttgatctcgcctcgagatGCGTTGtccctgttctcctcctcccgagcggatggtcgaggtaGTTCATGCGACGCCCGATGGTGGGCCCCGAGCTGCTGACAatgctgccgctcgggggatctcctttctatcctttgaaCGGGGTTCCGTTGTCGATGTCGTCGGTCTGGTGAAGGTGACCGGCGGCGTTAGCTCCTTGGCGCAGGATGAGAgatggggggaggctccgacagtcgcgagtgttgtgagtagctgactgatggagtgaacaaaacattggggtccataccttccccttgggcttgggccgatcagccgcAATTTGCTGGACGACATGCGGCCcagtgtgctgatgaggacgggcggcttcggCTCGCAATCCTCTGGGGGGCTGGTGACTGACaggctgcttccgctcggctggAGCTGGTTGGTCATTCAGGTATTcttttcttctcgccgcctgAGCCTCCTtcacattgatgtactcgttggctttatgcaacatatggtcgtagtctcggggcggcttccagatgagcgagcggaagaaatcaccgtccacgagcccttgcgtgaacgcgttcatcattgtttccgaggtgaccgttggaatgtccatggccacctggtagaagcgttggatgtaagctcggagcggctccctcgcaccttgcttgatggcgaacagattgaTGCTGGTTTTCTGGTGGCACctgctgctcgcaaaatgatggaggaatgtCGTTCAGAATTTCTTGAAACTTGTGATaaatccgtccggcagcctccggaaccaccgatgcgccgatcccgagaggatggttaggaacactcggcacttcacaccatctgtatTGATGTAGAGTAGcagtgctgtcgaacttacccaaatggtcgtctgggtcggttgtcccgttgtattccccgatcgcagggggcacataatgTTTTGGCAGTGGATCCCGCAGGATGGCATCTGAGAACTGCcgattgatccgctcaggggacgCATCTGTTCGGGGCGCTTTTCCTTTTCTAACGTCCCGGACGGGTGCTTCGTCTGATGAAGAACCTTTGTCCTGATTAGCTTGCGCGACttccgagggcgtctggaacagagcccaatgaaaaggtatcggggcgggcggcgcccCCATCTGGGTGCCGGTCGgtcccttattttgcccccatattgagaggTGCTCCGGTCGCTCTTCGGGTGGCGCTCGGCCCCCCCCCCCCAtgctgatgtcgcctgctgcgctgcccgctcggcctgagatttctgctgctgctccacgatttttgctgctcgcgcttggatAAGTACTTCGAGCTCCTCAGGAGAGAGCattaccagaagttgacgtccaaCTTCTTCAATCTtctaggctcggattcaggtgcgttcccacagacggcgccaatttgatcttgtccaagcgctgagtcaacggacgctggggatgtggcacgcTCCGTTGTCTCCGACTGTTGGTATAGATCTCCGgcggacctgcaaagaagccaagacgggaggggtttcccgacgacggccctccgacgctcaagtcaagcaacgagaaatgagagagaCAGCATAACTATGGCTACAGTAAGGGatcgcgcataccttcgtcgacgtctgagggtccttatataggaccctggCGAGGCGTGGGCACGCTTctctatgcgtgcacgcttccccaaacttaCCTTAACGAGCTCTTGTCAGAAAAGTATCTCTGGCGCCATtctgcaatcgtccgagcatatcccggatgtgacggtggaagcttccaccgtatgatcctgtgtacggctcggccgccaaccttGCTGTCTGTCGGCGacagacgtctcgaggatgatgttatcccctgtctcctttgtcctcttgcgcttccTGTCTGTTCTAGGGCCGAGCGGTTAGGCCGCTCGGCGGGCATACCACTTCTGCCTCAGTCGTATGCTCGGATAAGATTGCTCCTGCCTGactttgttgccttgtgccccggccgaacgaACAGTCCGCTCGgccatgaaacctttttaccttgagcatcggaaacccgacccctagtcgggttgtcttttattTGGCTCGGGGGATACCTGGTCGATCGGTCATCTCATTCCGGTCGGTTGGGTGACCGGTCAGCCCTCTCAGTCCGGTCGGTCGAGTCTCAGGGTCGAATCTCTTgacatttgacctccacgtgtcgttgaccttccgccaacgagggtcccctgtccttatcaccggatcaattaCAATGCAGTTAATTTTCACCCATAATATGATATATGACACTATTATTTTTTAACCATAATAGGATACATTACAATGTCTATAATTTCTCCTAGGTAGTACAATGTgattagtagctgctacaacatgaataTTGATCATGTTGTAACAGTTAGGgttaagtagctgctacaataatgAGAAGTCAATCAAAACTGTAGGGTTTAACCATGTTATATCAATCATTAGGATTTATCTACGTTGTAGCAGCCTATGCGACAGTAGCTGCTccaataaaaataaactttttttaAACCCTCTATTCGCTCAAAGTAAATCTTCAATCCAAAGACATATAATCATTAAacaccattgtagcagctaggagatgaatcaaaaccctaaaaattcaaacccCTAAACAAAAtgagaagaataaaaactttaaaccCTAACACAATACTTACGATGGAGGCGAAGATTTGAATGAGAAACAAGTCGTCGCAGTGAGATTAATTGACGAAGACACTGTGGGCCACCGATCTACTAtcaatgaaatttttttaaaatatttgttacATGATGAGTTTCGGGGGTAAATCTTTGGTCGATGAGGGCAAAAAGGTAATTATATAATATATGTTTGCACAATAATTATAAAAAGGTAATTGATAAGAAAAGATTGTTTGGAGATCAGTAGTAGCTACTACATGTTGTATCAGTTATTCTGGAGTAGCTGCTATAATATGTAGTAGCTAATCTATAGTAACTACTACACATTGTAATGTCTACTCTTGagaagttgctacacgttgtagcagtttttgacaattagctgctacaatgtgttgtAGTAGCTATTACAACCTGTAGCAGCTTCTAACTATATATACATTAACTGATACAACGTGTAAAAGctcatttaattaatctaaataaaaaaatgagaTTGATATGATCTATTATTGCTTGAAAATGCAAAGTAATATCTTGTTGAGTGTAAATGAAGAAagagctgctacaacgttgtagcagctaacattccaagtTAGCTACTACAAGGTGTAACGGCTACTTCCATagtgatagctgctacaacgttgtagcagctatcattccaagtagttgctacaacgttgtagcatctAACCATCGATTTAGCTACTTCCATTCTGGAACATaattgctacaacgttgtagcagttacttccACTCTGGAATGTAATttctacaatgttgtagcagctatcattGTGGAAGTAGCTACTATAACATTGTAGCAGATAATATTcaaagttagctgctacaaggtgtagcaattAATTgtcgaagtagctactacaaggtgtagcaattaattgtcgaagtagctgctacaacgtgtagcagcaaagcaaaggcgctgtagcaacaaaaataattctaaattattatttaccaagttgatatacataacaaaaatatttttagaggTAATATCTTTTAGAAAATATAGTTGCTACAAAAACGTCTTACCAAGTGGTTGATACATGGTGTAACACTTAcatggacagttagctgctacaaggtgtagcagttaactgtcgaagtagctgctacaacttataGCAGTTAATTGTCCAAGTGGTTGCAGACGTTTGTAGCAAGCATTGGCCTTGCACAttgtagcataaatccttccTTCCTTCTAATATTCCTTTAGGATCACAGTCAGTAAGTACAACTTACAATAAAATGAATTACCATTGGTTATAAAATGTAGATACATTCTAGCTGTGACAAGTTATCAGCAAAGTATATAAACAAAAAACTGGTATCATAGCAGCTAGGGCTTGTGCTTgataggatatatatatatggtaCAAAAAAATTGTACAGAGCGGAATAACATACAATGGAGGGGAAAGACTTACTATCGAGAATGGAGAAAGGGGGAATTTTACACTGGCTACAAGCCTTTGTGTTCGACATGCAATTTGGGGAACAGAAGACGATAGCGAAGGAAGAGGTGAGAGCGAGCGAGATAGCGACGAGGGAAATTTAGAATTTGAGAAAATTCACTCGCTGATGTTTTGAATAAAAGGCGGAAGGGGAGagataataaatataatatatatatatatatatatatatatatatatgatacccTGAATGACTTTTTGTTTACATGTGTGCACGACACGACAGGTGCTTGAGGTACTTTTTCCTTTATGGTTCAAATTTCCCTTTTGGATTATAGTGTTCAAGATCATGGGGTATAatgttatattttttaaaagaaatattgattTAAAAAATGAAATCCAGGTGCTTGGATAGCTAGGCGTGCACGCGTATCGTATTTGTTCCACCGCAGAGCACTGCACACCCGTTCGATGGACACCCTTGGGTAACCCTCACATGTTCAAACACGTCAATTCTCAATAGTGAATTGGGCACCTGAGAAAAGGTTCGGACGTCCAGATATGTGAGAGTCATCTAAGAATATACATTGAATCGGTGTGTAAActaatatatcaaaatatatatatctatagaAAGAGTCACCTAAGAATATACATTGCATCGGTGTGTAAActaatatatcaaaaaatatatatatatataaaaggtttATTATGTTAGCTAGGCGATGCGCGTGGATGCCTCTCACGGAGGGAGACACGCCTCCTATAGGCGCGTGGTTTTGACATTGACGTCTTAATTTGTTGGAGCAGCTTTATTTCATGGAACAATTCTTAATTTAAATCTCCTCTAGAGCAGAATTACATTCAATGAATTCTGCTATAAAGCATCGATCCAACTCCAGTCAAAGAAAAtgcataatttaatattttattaattttgtaaTAAAAAGTCAGCCATGATTCATTCAAGTTTGAATATGAAAAAGGACAAGGGGTCAAAAATAGAAACCAATTTGCCATTATGAATTTTGACTAACCAACAGCTGtgccaagtaaaaaaaaatcaaatcaaatgatCTGAACCAAAATTACAGGCGTTCCAATAAATTATAAACTGATGAATTTTGACTTTTTTTGGTCGACTAATTGTCGGAGTGGAATAGAGTGTTCCCACAACAACCCCCTCTAATAGTTTCACACTGGCATGTTTAACGCGGTTTAATGACAATATTAAATGTTAATTTGACTGTTAAAAGCTCCTGCGATCTGGAATTCGATCCGACGGTTCTGCGATGACGATCAAATTCGAAACAACGTCGAGATCACGTAGGGATGACTTCCGTTTCCATTCCTTATTAGGTATCGTCCGACTTTGAAATTTGTTAACCTTCCCGCTGCTATGAAAGATATTTGTGAGATATCGTGTATCTATCCACGTCATTTGATGGCGACGTCCGCATGAACGGCGTTGCGATTCTAGAAGCACCGGAAAATCAATTCAACGTCACGCAAAACATAAACACTTAAAAAAAACCGATAATAATGATTCAAATGGGACTTTGGATGATGTTTGAAATGTTCCGCTGGGCCCCGCGCCTGTCGAAGTGAGGGACTTCGTCGATTGATATACAGCTGGCATCATCTCAGGATCGGCTGCGGCGGTCAGAACCGTATCTGTTTCCTGTTCGGCGTTGCCCGCCTTGTTCGGTTCCTGGACGGTCGTTCGTTTCCGGTGGGGAAGTCGAAAGGCTTATTCCAAATACTGCGCCGCGATTTCCACCGCCACACGTCACCGTCTTGACCTGGCTACCGTCCACGTGGCCGTGGCAATGGCACTGATGGGAGGCGGTATGCAGGATGGAATCGGAGAGCCACACCATCATCACATTTGACCGGCGCCCGTCGGTTGGACCAGGAATGAGCACTGTCTTCCTGGAACCTTCTCCAAAGGGTGTAGTAGCTTCTCGCCCTTTCCATCGGTTTCGTCGTCATATCCTACCCTTTTCTGTCTCTTCCTCATCAATCTAAATCTATTCTattattattcttcttcttcctcttccaccgCCACAGATACCCTTTTCtgcttctttctttccttttttacctCTTTCTATTTATACttggtggtttctcgtccctGCGAAACTTTTCGAATCTCGGCATCGGGCGGTAACTATGTCTCGCCCGTCGGCGGAATCTTCGCCGACAACAGAGGAAGGAGGGCCCCCGCTTTCGGCGCACGATCAGGGGCATCGTTCCACGCCGACGCCGTTCCTGACGAAGACGTACCAGCTCGTGGACGAACCTTCGATCGACGACGTCATCTCATGGAACATGGACGGCACCACCTTCATAGTCTGGCGCCCGGCAGAGTTTGCCAGCGAGGTCCTCCCTAAGTACTTCAAGCACAACAACTTCTCCAGCTTCGTCCGCCAGCTCAATACCTATGTGTGTGATCGATTCGTTTTGTCTATCCCCTGCTTTGAGTTGGTAATTCTCGATCGATTAGTTGATTTACGTAGTTGAATCGGAAACTGTTTTTTAGGGATTCCGGAAGATCGTGCCGGACAGGTGGGAATTCGCTAATGACTTCTTCCGGCGCGGCGAGAAGCGGTTGCTCTGCGAAATTCACCGCCGGAAGATCTCCTCTGTCCCGTCCTCGACGGCGGCTCCGCCCGCCTCCCAGGCGATCCCCGGCGAGTCGCCCGTTAATTCTGGGGAGGAGCGGGTCATCACGACGATCCCTTTAACCGCCGGCGCGCAACCAGCGGAGGAAAGCAGGGGCGCGACGACGGAGCTCGTGGAGGAGAATGACCGGCTTCGGCGCGAGAACACGAGCCTCTGCCGAGAACTCAGCCAGATGAAGAACTTGTGCAACAACATCCTCAATCTCATGTCCAAGTACGCACCCAGCTGCCGGCATAACGTCGCCGCCAACATAGGCGGCGGACCAACCACGACGGCTTCGCCGCCAGACCTGGCGATGTCGTCGCCGATGGAACAGGACGATAGCGATGAAGAGGAGACGgcagcgccgccgccgccgccgccggggAAAAAGGTCTGCTCGACGACCACGAGGCTCTTCGGCGTCTCGATCGGTTTCAAGCGGAACCGAGTAGAGAGCGGCGCGAGCTCGAAATCAGAGGCGGAGGTGAAGCGAGAGCCGATGGATTTGGACGGAGGCAGGGAGAGTTAACGGGAAACGACGGTCTGCCGTCACTGTGTAACGGTTGGTAGATGGCTAGGTAGAGTTGATCGCGTCCATTTCTTTTTTCGTTTTTTTGGTCTCGTGAATAAGGAAGGAAGGTGGTTGCTACTGTAAGCATATAGTCAACTTTCGCGTGTGAAAGCAGCGCAAGAATTTTGGCCGCCCGCGTTGAAGGAGAGCATATGCATGCAATTTGCGTTGGGAATTATTAATTTATTGTTTCTTTTGTTGTGTATGGATTTTGATAGAGGGAACCAAAGTCGTATTGAATCAATGTAAGCTTATAGTATGGAAATGGTCAAACATTTACCGATAAATGCAGAATAAATATCATTTGTGGCACTATGTCAAAATATTCAcacaatatatatttatgatgttatttgttatttagagattgaaaattcttttagcaaatcaaattaatttatgGATTCACTTGAAATACTAAAAACTACTTCAAAATTAATTCTCAaggattattaaatatttaaatcatcGAAAAAGATTGACTGTCAAATTAATTTATCTGAAAATTTTCCTAGTTAATTCCAAAAGAAAGATAACAAAATTACAataaaaaccaaaaaaaacttttcttcttcGAATGATCTTTTCaaaaaggtatttttttttaaatcttaaaattatataatttgataAATGAACTATAAAAAAGCTTGATATTTGAAAATATAAGGTTATGTcactttaatttttgaaattgagttaggTTAAACTACAACAACTTGACAAGGATGataattagaaaataattttctcttattctaccataaataaaataaaaaaaatatcaaacaaaTTATAATTCGTTGAGTGGATCCCATTATCACTGGGAGAAATCAATGATTGTATATCCTACTTCCATCCACCACCGCTCCTTCTTCACAGCAGTGGTATATTTTAGGGGTTGCTTGTTTAGGGGGTTTGGAATGGAAATGAAATGAAACTTATGCTTAATTTGGAGAAATGAAGGTGGAACCCACGGATTCATTCCTCTAAATAAAGGAATGGGTCATTCCTGAATAATATGAGAGGTATGGGtattatttatatttcattaatatttacaatcattttcatatcttttcccaTTCTTTTACCCGAACCCAGCGTCCCCTTAGTCTTCAGTACTGATCACTTCATGCCCTTTATAATCGCACCAATTAAACTTTCTAGCTCTGGGAGTATATATTAATACCAGTACAAGTGTACAACCATAATTAAAAAAGGGACAAAACTCGATTTACAAATTGAAATTAATCCAAattggatttaaaaaaaaaatggctgAAAGCAGTTGCTGCAGCTCGCGAGCGTTGGACGTTTCATTGCGAGAAGTGAAGTCCGAATAAGTGAATTAACGGGACCATCTGAAACTCTTCATTGTGTTTTGGCATTTGGTGGGCATATAATTTGTACATATCCAAATGCATGGGCCATGCAAGGATTCGCTTTAACGTCTTGTCGATCCAGCGAGGAATAGATCTTCACCACTCGTTTGCCAAATGATCGTGGATCCGCCCGTACCCCAGCTATTGTCTCTCGTCAGTTTGAACTGCCAAATGTCCATCCCTGAATGGCCGCGCTATATTCTCTTCCTATCTTCTCAGATCGAAAGCTTGCCACGCCGGCGTCCATTCAACTTGTATCGGAATGGGGATGCCCAACGGATTTACAACCCAACTACCCCCTTTAATACCGCACTGCCTTTTCTGTCTGATTTTCATAACTCACCTAGATCCTCTGTCAATCCTGTTTGATCCGGTGCGTTTCGATTCAACTTAATCCATCAGTACTAGCTAGCTCCTCCCACTCCGTCACCCTTCCAAACTGATCGTCGTCCTTCAGTTCCATCCAGCTCTTCATGCCGAGTTGTCCCACCCAATTTGATCTATTCGCTGGAGTAGGGTAAGTAATCAAAGTATCTTactcaatttttatttttatttttatttttttcacttgCAGCTAGCAGCAACTTTGTTTGA is drawn from Zingiber officinale cultivar Zhangliang chromosome 1B, Zo_v1.1, whole genome shotgun sequence and contains these coding sequences:
- the LOC121977813 gene encoding heat stress transcription factor B-2b-like, which produces MSRPSAESSPTTEEGGPPLSAHDQGHRSTPTPFLTKTYQLVDEPSIDDVISWNMDGTTFIVWRPAEFASEVLPKYFKHNNFSSFVRQLNTYGFRKIVPDRWEFANDFFRRGEKRLLCEIHRRKISSVPSSTAAPPASQAIPGESPVNSGEERVITTIPLTAGAQPAEESRGATTELVEENDRLRRENTSLCRELSQMKNLCNNILNLMSKYAPSCRHNVAANIGGGPTTTASPPDLAMSSPMEQDDSDEEETAAPPPPPPGKKVCSTTTRLFGVSIGFKRNRVESGASSKSEAEVKREPMDLDGGRES